In one window of Ferriphaselus amnicola DNA:
- a CDS encoding GIY-YIG nuclease family protein, producing the protein MPSWICYLLECADGTLYCGITNDLEKRLAAHNAGIGAKYTRSRTPVALVYMESHADKSATLKREMAIKKLSRSQKLSLIATSTVSAD; encoded by the coding sequence ATGCCTAGCTGGATCTGCTACCTGCTCGAATGCGCCGACGGCACGCTGTATTGCGGCATCACCAATGACCTCGAAAAACGCCTTGCCGCTCACAATGCTGGCATAGGTGCGAAGTACACGCGCAGCCGCACTCCGGTGGCGCTGGTTTATATGGAAAGTCACGCGGATAAGTCGGCCACGTTGAAGCGCGAGATGGCGATCAAAAAGTTGAGCCGTAGCCAAAAGCTGAGTTTGATCGCCACATCAACTGTGAGCGCTGACTAA
- a CDS encoding HDOD domain-containing protein, giving the protein MNGNNLQSVYGEVLAAIERNELTFPVFPEVAHRVRSLINDPDVSAQEIVSAISGDVAISAHLIKVANSAAFSNLPKVENLRQAISRLGYMQIHNLVLHVTLGQLISPRDPIISRYLSNYWSNNREVAAHCFVLAKTHSKLDPDRAMLAGLLHNIGAVPLCLYLDTPEFKLDAEELYELIEKLHVQTGVQMLRTWNFPDSMIEIIAGNETIDEHAPCYADLIKVAILLTHPAGKEIDCSEVKPAKRLDLDSEVCLNFEVRFATQLAHARSLLGIEPKQQTQETSTAMPPPKRIARPAPQVSTPKPGLLAAIFRLFGIH; this is encoded by the coding sequence ATGAACGGCAATAATTTGCAATCTGTGTACGGCGAAGTTCTCGCCGCGATCGAACGTAACGAGCTGACCTTCCCAGTTTTTCCAGAAGTCGCCCACCGAGTACGCTCGCTGATCAATGATCCCGATGTTTCTGCGCAGGAGATCGTCTCGGCGATCTCAGGGGATGTAGCCATCTCTGCGCATCTGATCAAGGTCGCTAACAGTGCGGCCTTTTCCAACCTGCCCAAGGTTGAGAATCTGCGCCAAGCCATCTCTCGCTTGGGCTACATGCAAATCCACAATCTGGTATTGCATGTCACTTTGGGGCAGCTGATTAGCCCCCGCGATCCGATCATCAGTCGCTATCTCTCTAACTACTGGTCAAATAACCGAGAAGTCGCGGCTCACTGTTTTGTGCTGGCTAAGACCCATTCCAAGCTCGACCCCGATCGGGCGATGCTGGCGGGCTTGCTGCACAATATCGGAGCCGTTCCCTTGTGCCTCTATCTCGATACGCCCGAATTCAAACTGGATGCCGAAGAGCTGTATGAGTTGATCGAGAAGCTTCACGTCCAGACCGGCGTTCAGATGCTGCGCACATGGAATTTTCCTGACTCGATGATCGAGATCATTGCCGGAAACGAGACCATTGATGAGCACGCCCCCTGTTATGCCGACCTGATCAAAGTGGCGATTTTGTTGACTCATCCCGCCGGAAAAGAGATCGACTGTAGCGAAGTGAAGCCGGCCAAACGGTTAGACCTAGACTCAGAAGTGTGTCTGAATTTTGAAGTGCGATTTGCGACTCAACTCGCTCATGCTCGAAGTCTGCTAGGCATCGAGCCAAAACAGCAGACTCAAGAGACTTCGACCGCCATGCCTCCGCCGAAGAGAATAGCTCGCCCCGCACCACAAGTTAGCACGCCCAAACCGGGGCTGCTGGCAGCCATCTTCCGACTATTCGGAATCCATTAG
- the glyQ gene encoding glycine--tRNA ligase subunit alpha translates to MLTFQQIILTLQQYWDKQGCALLQPYDMEVGAGTSHTATFLRALGPEPWKAAYVQPSRRPKDGRYGENPNRLQHYYQFQVVLKPAPANILELYLGSLEALGFDLKQNDIRFVEDDWENPTLGAWGLGWEVWLNGMEVTQFTYFQQVGGINCKPITGEITYGLERLAMYLQGVENVYDLTYAPGVKYGDVFHQNEVEQSTYNFEHSDVEFLLHAFGSYEKQAKHLMENQLALPAYEQVLKAAHSFNLLDARGAISVTERAAYIGRIRNLARGVAQSYYESRERLGFPMAPKEWAEEVLAQNAKKAA, encoded by the coding sequence ATGCTTACATTCCAACAGATCATCCTCACCCTCCAGCAATACTGGGACAAACAGGGCTGCGCCCTGTTGCAGCCTTACGACATGGAAGTCGGCGCGGGCACTTCGCACACCGCCACGTTCCTGCGCGCACTGGGTCCAGAACCTTGGAAAGCCGCTTACGTGCAGCCGTCGCGCCGTCCCAAGGATGGCCGCTACGGTGAGAATCCCAACCGTTTACAGCATTACTATCAGTTTCAGGTGGTGCTGAAGCCTGCCCCGGCTAACATCCTTGAGCTGTATCTCGGCTCGTTGGAAGCACTGGGCTTCGACCTCAAGCAGAACGACATCCGCTTCGTCGAGGACGACTGGGAGAATCCCACGCTGGGCGCTTGGGGTCTAGGTTGGGAAGTCTGGCTGAACGGCATGGAAGTGACCCAGTTCACCTATTTCCAACAGGTCGGCGGCATCAACTGCAAGCCCATCACCGGCGAGATCACCTACGGGCTGGAGCGCCTTGCCATGTACCTGCAAGGCGTGGAGAACGTCTATGACCTGACCTACGCGCCGGGCGTGAAGTATGGTGACGTGTTCCACCAGAACGAAGTCGAGCAATCCACCTACAACTTCGAGCACAGCGATGTGGAGTTTCTGCTGCACGCCTTCGGCAGCTACGAGAAGCAGGCCAAGCACCTGATGGAAAATCAACTCGCTCTGCCCGCCTACGAACAAGTGCTGAAAGCCGCCCACAGCTTCAACCTGCTGGACGCGCGCGGCGCGATCTCGGTGACGGAACGCGCCGCTTACATCGGCCGCATCCGTAACCTAGCGCGCGGTGTCGCACAAAGCTACTACGAAAGTCGCGAACGGCTGGGCTTCCCGATGGCACCCAAGGAATGGGCCGAAGAAGTGTTGGCGCAGAATGCAAAGAAGGCGGCTTGA
- the gmhB gene encoding D-glycero-beta-D-manno-heptose 1,7-bisphosphate 7-phosphatase translates to MKLIILDRDGVINYDSDQFIKSPEEWKPIPGSLEAIARLNQADYRVVVATNQSGVARGLFDMPTLNAIHDKMHKACALVGARIEAVFFCPHGPEADCPCRKPRHGMLEEIASRYNVSLAGVPAIGDSLRDLEAAVKIGAQPILVLTGKGTQTQAKGGLPEGTLVYPDLAAAVAALI, encoded by the coding sequence ATGAAACTCATCATCCTCGACCGCGACGGCGTCATCAACTACGACTCCGACCAGTTCATCAAATCGCCGGAAGAATGGAAGCCTATCCCTGGCAGTCTGGAGGCGATCGCGCGCTTGAATCAGGCGGATTATCGCGTGGTGGTGGCGACTAATCAGTCGGGCGTGGCGCGCGGTTTGTTCGACATGCCGACGCTGAACGCCATCCACGACAAGATGCACAAGGCGTGTGCGTTGGTGGGGGCGCGCATCGAGGCGGTGTTTTTCTGCCCGCACGGGCCAGAGGCCGATTGCCCTTGTCGCAAGCCGCGTCACGGTATGCTGGAGGAGATCGCCTCGCGTTACAACGTCAGTCTGGCGGGTGTGCCTGCCATCGGTGATTCGCTTCGTGATCTTGAAGCAGCGGTCAAAATCGGAGCTCAGCCTATCCTAGTGTTGACGGGTAAAGGCACGCAGACGCAGGCTAAGGGCGGCTTGCCGGAAGGTACGTTGGTCTATCCCGACCTCGCGGCGGCAGTGGCAGCGCTGATCTAA
- a CDS encoding outer membrane protein assembly factor BamE translates to MRPFLSSLADTMRFLLLILTLLLASCSGVLTPHMIEIRQGNVITPEMRERVKIGMTRLQVKAALGTPMIADPFHANRWDYVYRLEQEGELVGQTRLTAYFEDEVLVRLEDGPTLGAKQ, encoded by the coding sequence ATGCGCCCTTTCCTGAGTTCACTGGCTGACACCATGCGTTTTCTTCTGCTCATCCTTACTTTGCTGCTGGCTTCGTGCAGCGGCGTTCTTACCCCTCATATGATCGAAATCCGTCAGGGCAACGTGATCACGCCAGAGATGCGCGAACGGGTCAAAATCGGCATGACACGCTTGCAGGTCAAAGCGGCGCTAGGCACACCGATGATTGCCGATCCTTTCCACGCTAATCGCTGGGACTACGTTTATCGTCTCGAACAAGAGGGAGAGCTCGTTGGCCAGACACGTTTAACCGCCTACTTCGAGGACGAGGTTCTGGTGCGACTGGAAGACGGCCCGACCCTTGGAGCTAAGCAATGA
- the dapB gene encoding 4-hydroxy-tetrahydrodipicolinate reductase, which yields MSALKVAIAGCSGRMGRVLLNCVEQADDLALHAALDHATSPHLGKDASEFGGTRGVIVTADAAAALQGADVLIDFTRPEGTLHHLEICQQHGVNIVIGTTGFSAQEKAVLGAAAQRIGVVFAPNMSVGVNLVFKLLETASRVLSHGYDIEIIEAHHRHKVDAPSGTALGLGEVIARTLGRDLEQCAVYGREGVTGERDPSTIGFATVRGGDIVGDHTVLYAGIGERIEITHKASSRATFALGALRAARFLQANPAGMYDMQDVLNLK from the coding sequence ATGAGCGCGCTTAAAGTTGCTATCGCTGGTTGCAGCGGGCGCATGGGGCGAGTGTTGTTGAACTGTGTAGAGCAAGCGGATGATCTGGCGCTACATGCTGCGCTGGATCATGCCACCAGCCCACACTTGGGCAAGGATGCAAGCGAGTTCGGCGGTACGCGCGGTGTGATCGTCACAGCGGATGCCGCTGCGGCACTGCAAGGTGCCGACGTGCTGATCGACTTTACCCGCCCCGAAGGTACACTGCATCATCTAGAGATTTGCCAGCAACATGGCGTGAACATCGTCATCGGCACGACCGGCTTTTCCGCGCAGGAAAAGGCTGTGCTGGGCGCAGCGGCGCAGCGCATCGGTGTCGTGTTTGCCCCTAACATGAGCGTGGGCGTAAATCTGGTGTTCAAGTTGCTGGAAACCGCTTCGCGCGTGCTCTCCCACGGCTACGACATCGAGATCATCGAGGCGCACCACCGCCACAAAGTGGATGCGCCTTCGGGCACCGCGCTGGGTTTGGGTGAAGTCATCGCCCGTACCTTGGGACGCGATCTGGAGCAGTGTGCCGTGTATGGTCGCGAAGGCGTCACCGGCGAGCGCGACCCATCCACCATCGGCTTCGCCACTGTGCGCGGCGGCGACATCGTCGGGGACCACACCGTACTGTACGCAGGCATTGGCGAGCGCATTGAGATTACCCACAAAGCCAGCAGCCGTGCCACCTTTGCGCTGGGTGCCCTGCGCGCAGCGCGCTTCCTGCAAGCAAATCCCGCTGGGATGTACGACATGCAGGACGTGCTGAATCTGAAGTAA
- the lnt gene encoding apolipoprotein N-acyltransferase has product MKFSGRYSVFAFLAGAAAVVGFAPFGLFLVPVISIATLFVLWLRADSAWAAFKFGWSFGLGLFVAGVSWLYVALHDYGGMVAPLAAGAILLFAAFLALLPGLVGYVQARCTAHAWVRLTLAMPACWVALELVRGYLLTGFPWLSLGYSQTPPSPLAGYAPLVGLYGVSLLVVVSAGLLAWAWTEKRKAALGVLAVLWLAGAALRLVEWTQPQGAPLKVALVQGNIPQERKFEEGFRLGTLDLYRDLIAQSGDARLVVLPESALPLLREQLPPDYVAAITTPLQARRGDVLLGLFEREGERYFNSVLSLGASPEQHYRKNHLVPFGEFIPLRPLLGALINDVLQIPMSDLARGGTTQAPLEVAGQKVAVNICYEDVFGEEIVRPLATATLLVNVTNDAWYGHSHAAAQHNQISQMRALESGRMMLRATNTGITSIIGRDGKVQAALPQFQEAVLIGMAQGYTGLTPYARWGNLLVLGLLVFMLGGARLLRKSFPLPQAEED; this is encoded by the coding sequence ATGAAATTTTCCGGTCGCTATTCCGTGTTTGCCTTTCTCGCCGGAGCAGCAGCCGTGGTCGGCTTCGCCCCATTCGGCCTGTTTCTTGTTCCTGTCATTTCTATCGCAACCCTCTTTGTCCTGTGGCTGCGAGCGGATTCTGCATGGGCGGCGTTCAAATTTGGCTGGTCGTTCGGCTTGGGTTTGTTTGTGGCAGGTGTCAGCTGGCTTTACGTTGCCCTGCATGATTACGGCGGCATGGTCGCGCCGCTGGCTGCGGGGGCGATACTGTTATTTGCGGCCTTCCTTGCCTTGCTTCCAGGGTTGGTTGGGTACGTGCAAGCGCGCTGCACCGCACATGCTTGGGTGAGGTTGACGCTGGCGATGCCCGCGTGTTGGGTCGCCCTCGAACTGGTACGCGGCTATTTGCTCACTGGTTTTCCGTGGTTGTCACTCGGCTATTCGCAAACACCCCCAAGCCCGTTAGCAGGCTATGCGCCGCTGGTCGGACTTTATGGCGTTTCGTTACTAGTTGTGGTCAGCGCAGGGCTGTTGGCTTGGGCGTGGACGGAAAAGCGTAAGGCTGCACTTGGTGTGCTGGCCGTGTTGTGGCTGGCGGGCGCTGCACTACGTTTGGTCGAATGGACGCAGCCGCAAGGTGCACCGCTCAAAGTGGCACTGGTGCAGGGCAACATCCCACAGGAGCGCAAGTTCGAGGAAGGGTTCAGGCTGGGTACGCTCGACCTGTATCGCGATCTGATCGCCCAAAGTGGCGATGCCCGCCTAGTCGTGCTCCCAGAATCTGCGCTGCCATTGTTGCGCGAACAACTGCCGCCGGACTACGTTGCCGCGATCACCACACCGCTGCAAGCCCGTCGGGGCGATGTGCTGCTCGGCCTGTTCGAGCGCGAAGGGGAGCGCTACTTCAATAGCGTGCTCAGTCTAGGTGCATCGCCCGAGCAGCACTACCGCAAGAACCATCTGGTGCCGTTCGGCGAATTCATTCCGCTGCGACCGCTGCTGGGCGCACTCATCAACGACGTATTGCAGATCCCCATGTCCGATCTGGCGCGCGGTGGTACGACGCAAGCACCACTGGAGGTCGCTGGCCAAAAAGTCGCGGTCAACATCTGCTACGAAGACGTGTTCGGCGAAGAGATCGTGCGTCCCTTGGCGACGGCCACCTTGCTGGTGAATGTCACCAATGATGCGTGGTATGGCCACTCCCACGCCGCTGCCCAGCACAATCAGATATCGCAGATGCGCGCCCTTGAGAGCGGTCGCATGATGCTGCGGGCCACCAACACCGGCATTACCTCCATCATCGGACGCGACGGTAAGGTGCAAGCCGCGCTGCCGCAATTCCAAGAGGCGGTGCTGATCGGCATGGCGCAAGGCTATACCGGCCTGACACCGTATGCCCGCTGGGGCAATCTGCTGGTGCTGGGCTTGCTGGTGTTTATGCTGGGCGGCGCGAGGTTGCTGCGTAAATCATTCCCTCTCCCGCAGGCGGAAGAGGATTAG
- the glyS gene encoding glycine--tRNA ligase subunit beta, translating to MTTKNLLVELFVEELPPKALKKLGESFATTLSDSLKVQGLAAADAAVTSYASPRRLAVHVANVAAKAADKPVSQKLMPVTVGLDANGNATPALLKRLAGLGAGPEAVAQLKRAPDGKNEALFYDSMVAGATLANGLQKALEEALAKLPIPKVMGYQLADGWTTVNFVRPAHGLVALHGSEIVPIAVLGLNSGNTTQGHRFEAANPTVTLKCADSYAEQLATEGAVIASFEARRAEIVRQLAAAAQGLKPIEDDALLDEVTALVERPNVLLGQFEEAFLEVPQECLILTMKANQKYFPLLDANGKLTNKFLIVSNIRPTDPSLVVGGNERVVRPRLADAKFFFDQDRKKPLDARVLGLSKVVYHNKLGTQGERVERVQAIARAIGQQLGGEELARKADHAALLAKADLLTDMVGEFPELQGIMGRYYAQHDGLPDDVAYAIEDHYKPRFAGDELPRNPVGICVALADKLETLVGMFGIGQIPTGDKDPFALRRHALGVIRILMEKKLPLRLDMLFSVTSRAFEATLQQTMSEQAQEDFGFNFGLRLEDFFSDRLAGNLREQGYSAQEVDAVLSQHPQRLPDVQERLAAVRAFTSLSEAASLAAANKRVSNILKKVEGEVGNVVNAALLPEAAEQALHFALGEIAPQANAAFERGDYTASLQALAALRVPVDAFFDSVMVNAEDPALRANRLALLAQLHAAMNRVADLSKLAA from the coding sequence ATGACTACCAAGAATCTACTCGTTGAACTGTTCGTCGAAGAACTGCCGCCCAAGGCACTGAAGAAACTGGGCGAAAGTTTTGCTACTACTTTGTCTGATAGCCTGAAGGTGCAAGGACTAGCGGCTGCTGACGCTGCTGTCACTTCGTATGCCTCTCCGCGCCGCTTGGCCGTACACGTTGCCAACGTCGCCGCCAAGGCCGCCGATAAGCCCGTTTCGCAGAAGCTGATGCCGGTAACGGTCGGTCTGGATGCCAACGGCAATGCCACGCCTGCGCTGCTCAAGCGGCTGGCTGGCTTGGGTGCTGGGCCGGAAGCCGTCGCGCAACTCAAGCGCGCACCGGATGGAAAGAACGAAGCTTTGTTCTACGACAGCATGGTCGCCGGTGCGACGCTGGCCAACGGCCTGCAAAAGGCGCTGGAAGAAGCCTTGGCCAAGCTGCCCATCCCCAAAGTGATGGGCTACCAATTGGCGGACGGTTGGACGACGGTCAATTTCGTGCGTCCGGCGCATGGACTGGTGGCGCTGCATGGCAGCGAAATCGTGCCGATCGCGGTGCTGGGGCTCAACTCCGGCAATACTACGCAAGGCCATCGCTTCGAAGCGGCCAACCCGACGGTGACACTAAAGTGCGCCGACAGCTACGCCGAACAACTGGCAACCGAAGGCGCAGTGATCGCCAGCTTCGAAGCGCGCCGCGCCGAGATCGTGCGCCAGCTCGCCGCTGCCGCTCAAGGTCTGAAGCCGATTGAGGACGACGCGCTGCTGGACGAAGTGACCGCGCTCGTTGAGCGTCCCAACGTGTTGCTGGGACAGTTCGAGGAGGCTTTCCTTGAAGTGCCGCAGGAATGCCTGATCCTCACCATGAAGGCCAACCAGAAGTATTTCCCGCTGCTAGATGCCAACGGCAAGCTGACCAACAAGTTCCTCATCGTTTCCAACATCCGTCCGACTGACCCTAGCCTAGTCGTCGGCGGCAACGAGCGCGTGGTGCGTCCGCGTCTGGCTGATGCCAAGTTCTTCTTCGATCAGGATCGCAAGAAGCCGCTGGATGCGCGCGTGCTGGGGCTGTCCAAAGTGGTTTACCACAACAAGTTGGGCACGCAAGGCGAGCGCGTCGAGCGCGTGCAAGCCATCGCCCGCGCCATCGGCCAACAACTCGGCGGCGAAGAGCTGGCGCGCAAGGCCGATCATGCCGCGCTGTTGGCCAAGGCCGACCTGCTGACCGACATGGTCGGCGAGTTCCCCGAGCTGCAAGGCATCATGGGCCGCTACTACGCCCAGCACGACGGCCTGCCGGACGACGTGGCCTACGCCATCGAAGACCACTACAAGCCGCGCTTTGCGGGCGACGAACTGCCGCGCAATCCAGTTGGCATCTGCGTCGCGCTGGCTGACAAGCTGGAGACGCTGGTAGGCATGTTCGGAATCGGCCAGATCCCGACCGGCGACAAAGACCCCTTCGCCCTGCGCCGTCATGCGCTGGGGGTGATTCGGATACTGATGGAAAAGAAGTTGCCGCTACGATTAGATATGTTGTTTTCGGTAACATCAAGGGCATTTGAAGCAACACTTCAACAAACAATGTCAGAGCAAGCCCAAGAGGATTTTGGTTTTAATTTCGGCCTCCGGCTTGAGGATTTCTTCTCTGATCGCCTAGCTGGTAATTTGCGTGAGCAAGGCTACAGCGCACAGGAAGTCGATGCCGTTCTTTCGCAGCATCCTCAGCGATTGCCTGATGTGCAAGAACGACTTGCAGCCGTGCGTGCTTTCACTTCATTATCCGAAGCCGCCTCCCTCGCCGCCGCCAACAAGCGCGTCAGCAACATCCTGAAGAAAGTCGAAGGCGAGGTCGGCAACGTGGTCAACGCCGCGCTGTTGCCGGAAGCCGCTGAACAGGCGCTGCACTTCGCACTGGGCGAGATCGCTCCGCAGGCGAATGCCGCGTTCGAGCGAGGCGACTACACCGCTTCGTTGCAGGCACTCGCCGCGTTGCGCGTGCCAGTGGATGCGTTCTTCGACAGCGTGATGGTCAATGCCGAAGACCCTGCCTTGCGGGCGAATCGTTTGGCCTTGTTGGCGCAGTTGCACGCGGCGATGAACCGCGTGGCCGATCTTTCCAAACTGGCAGCCTGA
- a CDS encoding M48 family metallopeptidase, with protein MLRKLRRLIATPPSAPEQRSIELSGQMIPYTLKRSARRRSVGLRIDHRGLTVSVPLRATDTWLHGVLRERADWVVDKLGSWQSRQTVTQTWADGEALPFQGETLTLRVQLGRRPSASLTEGVLTVLVADPDNAAAIERVVTAWYRRQAVILFEECVAFYAERMGVSPKEVKLTSARTRWGSCTSRGVVRLNWRLVRLSLDLVDYVVIHELAHLREMNHSAAFWRVVEGACPDYAARRQALKLHHLAE; from the coding sequence GTGCTGCGTAAACTTCGTCGTCTGATTGCAACGCCCCCGTCCGCTCCCGAGCAGCGCAGCATCGAACTGTCTGGGCAAATGATTCCCTATACCTTGAAACGCAGCGCGCGCCGACGCAGTGTCGGCCTGCGCATCGACCATCGCGGCTTGACGGTCAGCGTGCCCTTGCGGGCAACGGATACCTGGCTGCATGGCGTATTGCGGGAGCGGGCTGATTGGGTGGTGGATAAGCTGGGCAGTTGGCAGTCGCGGCAGACGGTGACGCAGACTTGGGCGGACGGCGAGGCACTGCCGTTTCAAGGGGAGACGCTGACGTTGCGGGTGCAGCTTGGTCGTCGTCCCTCGGCGTCGCTCACTGAGGGTGTGTTGACCGTGCTGGTCGCCGATCCAGACAATGCCGCCGCCATCGAGCGCGTCGTCACGGCGTGGTATCGGCGGCAGGCAGTGATCTTGTTCGAGGAGTGTGTGGCCTTCTACGCCGAGCGTATGGGCGTGTCGCCCAAGGAGGTCAAACTGACCTCGGCGCGCACCCGTTGGGGCAGTTGCACCTCGCGTGGCGTGGTGCGGCTGAACTGGCGGCTGGTGAGGCTATCGTTAGATTTGGTGGATTACGTGGTGATCCACGAACTGGCGCATCTGCGCGAGATGAATCACTCGGCGGCGTTCTGGCGGGTGGTGGAGGGCGCTTGCCCAGACTATGCTGCTAGGCGCCAAGCGCTTAAGCTACATCATCTGGCCGAGTAA
- a CDS encoding lysophospholipid acyltransferase family protein translates to MVILRSLIYFLLQLVITPVFMLIGLLVVPLSPLQRYAYISKWAHIMLWLLRVVCGVRMEVRGRENIPAEPCLILCKHQSAWETMALQLVFPPQVWVLKRELLKIPFFGWGLAMTSPIAINRGESREAMRTLLREGKDRLARGFCVVIFPEGTRVPYGQRGKYKLGGALLGVSCGSPVVPVAHNAGKLWGKNAFLKYPGLITLSIGQPIHPQKGMKADELSRQVEAWIEAEIPKLSE, encoded by the coding sequence ATGGTTATCCTCCGCTCGCTGATCTACTTCCTGTTGCAACTGGTCATCACGCCCGTGTTCATGCTGATCGGTCTGCTCGTCGTTCCGCTGTCACCTCTGCAACGCTACGCCTACATCTCCAAGTGGGCGCACATCATGTTGTGGCTGCTGCGCGTGGTGTGCGGCGTGCGGATGGAGGTGCGTGGGCGCGAGAATATCCCCGCGGAGCCATGTTTGATTTTGTGCAAACATCAGTCGGCGTGGGAGACGATGGCGTTGCAACTGGTGTTTCCGCCGCAGGTCTGGGTGCTTAAGCGCGAGCTGCTGAAGATCCCGTTCTTCGGCTGGGGCTTGGCCATGACCAGCCCCATCGCCATCAATCGTGGCGAATCACGCGAGGCGATGAGGACCTTGCTGCGTGAAGGCAAAGACCGGTTGGCACGTGGCTTCTGCGTGGTGATCTTCCCTGAAGGGACGCGCGTTCCTTACGGCCAGCGCGGCAAGTACAAGTTGGGCGGTGCGTTGCTGGGTGTGAGCTGCGGCTCGCCCGTGGTGCCGGTGGCGCATAACGCGGGTAAGTTGTGGGGCAAGAACGCTTTCCTGAAGTATCCCGGCCTCATCACACTGAGCATCGGCCAGCCCATTCATCCGCAAAAAGGCATGAAGGCTGACGAGCTGAGCCGCCAAGTGGAAGCGTGGATCGAGGCGGAGATCCCCAAGCTTTCCGAATGA